The region AATATTTGTCCTTGTCCACTTTTTAATGTAACATCTTGTGATTTTGTTAAAAGAATATTTAAGTCAGAATCTTCTAGAATAGTTTTTAATGAAAATTTTCGGTCATATGAATCAGTATTAATAATGTGGTTTTTTACCTCAATAATTGCTTCTTTATCGTTAATGTTTAGTGTATTTATTAAAACACCTGAACCGGAACCATTATTATCTTCAATATTATTAGTTACATAGACTTTGTCTGTCTCAATCAAATATACATTTCTATAAATACCTCCCAAATATGTAAAATCTAGATTATCTTGTGATTTACCTGGAGGATAAGAATCATCATCGCTATTATCAGCTTTTATGGTTATAACATTATCTTTCTGGTAATTGACCATATGTGTGATATCAATTATAAATGGTAAGTATCCACCATAATGCTTAGTCATTAATGTTCCATTCAAATACACTTCACATTTTCCCATTACTGCATCAAAATAAATAAAATGTCTCTTATTTCTATTTTCAACATCAAGTGTAAAATGCTTTCTATACCATACGACTCCTTGATGATTTCTCATCCCACTAGCATTCTCACTTGTTAATTCTATGCCATGAGGCAAATGAACTATATTGAAATTACTATCATCGTAATCATACTTATAAGCATTTTCAATATCTCCTTTATGAAACAACCAACCGATATTAAAATTATAAACGATTCTATTGCTGTTTTTTACAGCATAAAATCCTCCTGTGGAATTTTTAGCTAAACACATTAAAAACCCTCCATACTATTTTTTTATATTGATTTATTTATAACTTTAACGCATATGAAATAATTCAAATGTCATATGCGTTAATGAAACTTACCTATAATAAAGATATTATCTACTTATTGTAATTTCCTTTACTTATGATTTACCAGCATCATATGGTTCTATAATGATTCCTTCATTTTTTTCTAGTGACAATATTATTGTATTGTCAATGAGTTGAACATTATTTTTTATATTCACTAATCCATTATCTGTTATTCTACAAATAGTAACACTTTCAACATTTTCAAAACTATCAGGCATATCCCATTTTCTGTTTTTATAACCTTCTTTACTGTAAGCAATTATTTCTTTAGTATCTTTCCATAGGACTTCAATAAATACATCACCATTAACTTTAATTGGTTTATCATTTATTGTAATTATTCTATCTTGTTCGTATACACATATATTCTTATCATAATAAGCGATTCTATTAGGTTTTACACCTTCTACATATATTCTGTTACAATTATTTAAGAAATACCATGGTAACGTATCTAAACAGAATACTTCTAAAAATTTGACCTGCCATCCTGACTTGATTTTAGTTAGATCATCATTATTAATCAATAATCCTTCTCCATGCATACTCTCGCCAAATAGAATTGCCAATTTTTCATCATATTCTGTTAGATCTCTGTTAATTCTTCCCCCTGTTAAAAGATTTGCTGGTCTCTTAAGATAATCTTCAAGATTTTGATTAATATGCCACACCATAGGAACTAATCCTATTAAATCATCTATTTCATTTTCTCTATATATGAATTCACTAGTTACATCGATTCCTCTACTTCTCCAATACCTGATTATTTTCCTTCTATAGCTTTGTTCTTCACTAATTGTTATATCATGTCCCTTACTTTCTCTTGCAAAGAATGCATCAATATGTATAGTTCCTGCTTTTCTGATAGGTAACATATTTATTAAATCATCAATACGCTTTGTGGCATAACCACTTTCCCATTCATTTTTGTAACATACTTGATATGAGTCTTTATGATTCCATGTACCGATTTTTAATAATGAACCATTTTCTTCTTTGGATATCAGGTCCTTTTGCACATAAGTATCCCATAAAGGACTATCTTTATATGCATCTGTCATATTAATATGTAAACTTACTGTCGTATGATATTTTAATGCTTCTTCCATCAGCCATTTAAGGCTATCCTCAGCAGTTTTGTCTTCCGTTCTTTTTAAATCTTCATTAACTTGAGACCATGATGGATATTTATCATCATGACCTTGAAACTGCCATCCTACCAAATAAACAATTTTGTCAATTTCTCTTGTAAGGTTATCTATCTTTTCAATTATATCGAGTGCTTGTTGAAAATTGCAGGCTACTATACTATTACCTTTATTATCGGGAATAGAACAGAATAGTTTCAAACATAATGTCTTAGAATAATCATGGATATATGGTTTTTCAGGCTCCTTTGTTATAGTCCAATCATAAAAATCACCAGATATGTTTCTCCATCCATTATTGTTACTCATTAAATATCTCCTCCTATAAAATTTCTATTAAATTTTAATCTTTTACTACTCTAATAATGTATTTTTGTCCCCCAATACCCTGCCAAGTCAAGTAATCATCATTCTTATGAACTATTACATTTTTATTGCTACAAGTTACTATAACATTTTTATTAATCTTCAATTTACAGCATCTATCCTTATCAGGTATAATTTCAGCTTTTAGCAATTCATTATTGTACCACCATAGATTTACCGAATAACCGCCTCTTGCTCTAAGACCAGTAATAGAACCAATTGACCATTTCTTTGGTAAAGCCGGTAAAAGTTCTATGTAACCCAAATGACTTTGTAATAACATTTCCATTACACCAGCTGTTAAACCGAAATTACTATCTATCTGAAAAACACCCTTTTTACTGAAAGGTAATGGTGACAATTTATGTTTCCCGAACAGATTTTCGTAAGTACATGTTTTAATTAGATAATTGATATTATCATAGGCTTTTTCGCCATCGTGCAATCTTGCATATAAATTAATTTTCCATGCAATACTCCATCCTGTCCAACCATTTCCATTTCTAACACGTCTTTTTATAGATTTTTCACATGCTCTAATAATTTTTTTATCTTTGAAGTAATCTATCCTTTTACCTGGATATAATCCTATTAAGTGAGATAAGTGTCTATGGCTTATATGTACTTCCCTAAAGTCCCTGCTCCACTCCTGTAATTGACCATATCTACCGATTTTATATGGAAATAATCTCTCTTTTGCTATTTTTACATGTTCTATGAAATCATCGTTAATTCCTAATTTAGAAGCAGCTGTCAGTAAGTTAGTAAATACCTGCCAAATAATACTAATATCCATTGTACTGGCAATACTGGTTTTACACTTATGAAATCTATAATAAAATTGATTTTCTGGTGAAGTTGAAGGAGAAGTAACTAAATATCCATTTTCATCTTTTATTAGCCAATCCAAACAAAATTCAGCAGATTCTTTCATAATAGGAAATGCAATATCTTTTAAGAAATTTTTATCTTGTGTAAATTCATAGTGCTCCCATAAATCATAAGTCAACCAAGGTCCACCCATAGGCCAAAATGCATAATTAGCAGA is a window of Vallitalea longa DNA encoding:
- a CDS encoding endo-alpha-N-acetylgalactosaminidase family protein; this translates as MSNNNGWRNISGDFYDWTITKEPEKPYIHDYSKTLCLKLFCSIPDNKGNSIVACNFQQALDIIEKIDNLTREIDKIVYLVGWQFQGHDDKYPSWSQVNEDLKRTEDKTAEDSLKWLMEEALKYHTTVSLHINMTDAYKDSPLWDTYVQKDLISKEENGSLLKIGTWNHKDSYQVCYKNEWESGYATKRIDDLINMLPIRKAGTIHIDAFFARESKGHDITISEEQSYRRKIIRYWRSRGIDVTSEFIYRENEIDDLIGLVPMVWHINQNLEDYLKRPANLLTGGRINRDLTEYDEKLAILFGESMHGEGLLINNDDLTKIKSGWQVKFLEVFCLDTLPWYFLNNCNRIYVEGVKPNRIAYYDKNICVYEQDRIITINDKPIKVNGDVFIEVLWKDTKEIIAYSKEGYKNRKWDMPDSFENVESVTICRITDNGLVNIKNNVQLIDNTIILSLEKNEGIIIEPYDAGKS